The following coding sequences are from one Streptomyces sp. NBC_01294 window:
- a CDS encoding SCO4983 family protein, with product MYEPIRTKPVVHLMGDNRADYPHSSRGEALDIQLGGHLAALLAVTDELGLDEAAAEIAAQVTRLRGSQPARAPQRPAGDLAALHQRAHDLAARALVVAASRADTTVAILAAERMDAHTAALKSLDLAGAL from the coding sequence ATGTACGAGCCGATCCGCACGAAGCCGGTCGTCCACCTCATGGGTGACAACCGCGCCGACTACCCCCACAGCAGCCGCGGCGAAGCGCTGGACATCCAGCTCGGCGGCCACCTCGCGGCCCTCCTCGCCGTCACCGACGAGCTCGGGCTCGACGAGGCCGCCGCCGAGATCGCCGCCCAGGTCACACGGCTGCGCGGATCCCAGCCCGCCCGGGCGCCGCAGCGCCCCGCCGGAGACCTGGCCGCGCTGCACCAGCGCGCGCACGACCTCGCCGCCCGCGCGCTCGTCGTCGCCGCGTCCCGCGCCGACACCACCGTCGCGATCCTCGCCGCCGAGCGCATGGACGCGCACACCGCCGCCCTGAAGTCCCTGGACCTGGCCGGCGCCCTCTAG
- a CDS encoding pyridoxal phosphate-dependent aminotransferase produces the protein MQVIQSTKLANVCYEIRGPVLEEAMRLEAAGHRILKLNTGNPAAFGFECPPEILEDMLRNLGSAHGYGDAKGLLSARRAVMQHYQTKGIDLDVEDIYLGNGVSELIQMSMQALLDDGDEVLVPAPDYPLWTASVSLAGGTAVHYRCDEQADWMPDLADIERKVTDRTRAIVIINPNNPTGAVYDEAMLRGLTDIARRHNLIVCSDEIYDRILYDGAKHFNTAAIAPDLLTLTFNGLSKNYRVAGYRAGWMAVCGPKKHASSYIEGLTVLANMRLCANMPSQYAVATALGGRQSIEDLVLPGGRILEQRNVAYDLLTQIPGVTCVKPKGALYAFPRLDPSVYKIKDDRQMVLDLLRAEKIMVVHGTGFNWPEPDHFRIVTLPNTKDLADAVTRIGNFLDGYSQL, from the coding sequence ATGCAGGTGATCCAGTCAACCAAACTCGCCAATGTCTGCTACGAGATCCGCGGCCCCGTGCTCGAAGAGGCGATGCGGCTCGAAGCAGCAGGTCATCGCATCCTCAAGCTCAACACCGGCAACCCCGCGGCCTTCGGCTTCGAGTGCCCGCCGGAGATCCTTGAGGACATGCTCCGCAACCTGGGCAGCGCCCACGGCTACGGTGACGCGAAGGGGCTCCTGTCCGCGCGGCGCGCGGTCATGCAGCACTACCAGACCAAGGGCATCGACCTGGACGTCGAGGACATCTACCTCGGCAACGGCGTCTCCGAGCTGATCCAGATGTCGATGCAGGCCCTGCTCGACGACGGCGACGAGGTTCTGGTCCCCGCACCGGACTACCCGCTGTGGACCGCTTCCGTCTCCCTCGCCGGCGGCACGGCCGTGCACTACCGCTGCGACGAGCAGGCCGACTGGATGCCCGATCTCGCGGACATCGAGCGCAAGGTCACCGACCGCACCCGGGCGATCGTGATCATCAACCCGAACAACCCGACCGGCGCCGTCTACGACGAGGCGATGCTGCGCGGGCTGACGGACATCGCGCGCCGCCACAACCTCATCGTCTGCTCGGACGAGATCTACGACCGGATCCTCTACGACGGCGCGAAGCACTTCAACACCGCCGCCATCGCCCCGGACCTGCTGACGCTGACCTTCAACGGGCTCTCGAAGAACTACCGCGTCGCCGGCTACCGGGCCGGCTGGATGGCCGTCTGCGGTCCGAAGAAGCACGCCTCCTCCTACATCGAGGGCCTCACGGTCCTGGCGAACATGCGCCTGTGCGCCAACATGCCCTCGCAGTACGCCGTGGCCACCGCGCTCGGCGGCCGGCAGTCGATCGAGGACCTGGTCCTGCCCGGCGGACGGATCCTGGAGCAGCGCAACGTCGCGTACGACCTGCTCACCCAGATCCCGGGCGTCACCTGCGTGAAGCCGAAGGGCGCGCTGTACGCCTTCCCCCGGCTGGACCCGTCCGTCTACAAGATCAAGGACGACCGGCAGATGGTCCTCGACCTGCTGCGGGCCGAGAAGATCATGGTGGTGCACGGCACCGGCTTCAACTGGCCCGAGCCCGACCACTTCCGGATCGTGACCCTGCCGAACACCAAGGACCTGGCCGACGCCGTGACGCGGATCGGGAACTTCCTCGACGGATACAGCCAGCTGTAG
- a CDS encoding LysR family transcriptional regulator codes for MDLELRHLKIVRAVADAGSLTRAATALGLAQPALSTQLKRIERALGGALFVRGREGVRATALGELVLERARVLLPAVCELQEEALRFARQGPQGYRLGGTHGPLLGGLVDRLAHEEPGVPVTTYTSWSEREIAGSVADGRLDFALVGVCGESAPPGPGRLAWMEVARDPVHVMLAEDHPLALAPRGEIELAELAAEAWTDVPGDGCFGDCFAAACVRAGFTPACVYETDTASCVHLVQVGRAVGLCRATFPVTPGVVTRPLAGNPLVWRHLLGWHPAGPAAGRAVEVLGHAGAAHAEALVRAAGAGAVPVAWPAV; via the coding sequence ATGGATCTGGAGCTGAGGCACCTCAAGATCGTCAGGGCCGTCGCCGACGCGGGAAGTCTGACCCGGGCCGCCACCGCCCTCGGTCTCGCACAGCCCGCGCTCAGTACGCAGCTGAAACGGATCGAGCGCGCGCTGGGCGGGGCGCTGTTCGTCCGCGGGCGGGAGGGCGTACGGGCCACCGCGCTCGGGGAGCTCGTGCTGGAACGGGCGCGGGTCCTGCTGCCCGCGGTGTGCGAGCTGCAGGAGGAGGCGCTGAGGTTCGCCCGGCAGGGGCCGCAGGGCTACCGGCTCGGCGGGACGCACGGGCCGCTGCTCGGCGGGCTCGTGGACCGGCTCGCCCACGAGGAACCGGGCGTACCGGTGACCACGTACACCTCCTGGTCCGAGAGGGAGATCGCCGGGAGCGTCGCCGACGGGCGCCTGGACTTCGCGCTCGTCGGGGTCTGCGGGGAGAGCGCGCCGCCCGGGCCGGGGCGTCTGGCCTGGATGGAGGTGGCGCGGGATCCGGTGCACGTGATGCTGGCCGAGGACCATCCGCTGGCCCTGGCTCCGCGCGGGGAGATCGAGCTGGCCGAGCTGGCCGCGGAGGCGTGGACGGACGTACCGGGCGACGGGTGCTTCGGCGACTGCTTCGCCGCGGCGTGTGTGCGGGCCGGTTTCACGCCGGCGTGCGTGTACGAGACCGACACCGCGTCCTGCGTGCACCTCGTGCAGGTGGGGCGGGCGGTCGGGCTGTGCCGGGCCACGTTTCCGGTGACGCCGGGGGTGGTCACGCGGCCGCTGGCCGGGAATCCGCTGGTGTGGCGGCATCTGCTGGGGTGGCATCCCGCGGGGCCGGCGGCGGGGCGGGCGGTGGAGGTGCTGGGGCATGCGGGGGCTGCGCATGCGGAGGCGTTGGTGAGGGCGGCGGGGGCGGGGGCCGTGCCGGTCGCCTGGCCGGCGGTGTAG
- a CDS encoding nitroreductase/quinone reductase family protein has product MHALDVDWDHPTDPRPGPRLDHVRSYVTTAGADGHLWHGVPTLLLTTVDRSTGRTVRTPLIYGEDAGRFIVLAAAYGAPDHPRWYDNLTAHPEVRLQVGSASFKASARTATRAERETYWDMMTALWPLFEDDQAAARPREIPLVILERP; this is encoded by the coding sequence ATGCACGCACTCGACGTCGACTGGGACCACCCCACGGACCCGCGCCCCGGCCCACGGCTCGACCACGTCCGCTCGTACGTGACCACCGCGGGCGCCGACGGGCACCTCTGGCACGGAGTCCCCACCCTCCTGCTCACCACGGTCGACCGCTCCACCGGCCGCACGGTCCGCACCCCGCTGATCTACGGCGAGGACGCGGGCCGCTTCATCGTCCTGGCCGCCGCCTACGGCGCCCCGGACCACCCCCGCTGGTACGACAACCTCACCGCCCACCCGGAGGTCCGCCTCCAGGTCGGCTCCGCCTCCTTCAAGGCGTCCGCACGCACGGCCACGCGCGCGGAGCGGGAGACGTACTGGGACATGATGACGGCCCTGTGGCCCCTCTTCGAGGACGACCAGGCGGCCGCCCGCCCCCGCGAGATCCCCCTGGTGATCCTGGAGCGCCCCTAG
- a CDS encoding macro domain-containing protein gives MKPLRIIAGDATSPQAKGPKVIAHVCNDLGGWGKGFVVAVSKRWPEPEAAYRTWHRGRSGNDFGLGAVQVVRVQPDVWVANMVGQRGIRTGSGGPPIRYDAVERCLAALAGHAVELGASVHMPRIGCGLAGGTWSRIEPLITAALCARDVEVTVYDHG, from the coding sequence ATGAAGCCGCTCAGGATCATCGCCGGAGATGCGACAAGTCCCCAGGCCAAGGGGCCCAAAGTCATCGCCCATGTCTGCAATGACCTCGGCGGGTGGGGGAAGGGCTTCGTGGTGGCCGTTTCGAAGCGCTGGCCCGAGCCCGAGGCCGCGTACCGGACCTGGCACCGGGGGCGGAGCGGGAACGACTTCGGGCTGGGCGCCGTGCAGGTGGTGCGGGTCCAGCCCGATGTGTGGGTGGCCAACATGGTCGGCCAGCGCGGGATACGCACCGGCAGCGGGGGGCCGCCGATCCGCTACGACGCCGTGGAGCGCTGCCTCGCCGCGCTGGCCGGGCACGCCGTCGAGCTGGGGGCCAGTGTCCACATGCCGAGGATCGGGTGCGGACTCGCGGGCGGCACCTGGTCGCGCATCGAGCCGCTGATCACCGCGGCGTTGTGCGCGCGCGACGTGGAAGTGACCGTCTACGACCATGGATGA
- a CDS encoding GNAT family N-acetyltransferase yields the protein MQYRYATEADAPALAELFAANHHDALTERQRAEQGFVQGRLDAGVLRAMAGARELLVADDGGRIAGLLALSVPTAAADPSPPVAGLLQAQDALEWEGRPLGEVRWMLYGPVVVDAAYRGRGVARALFTMAVAAASERADAVVAFIEAGNVPSWRVHVDGFGMIPLGDYVVGGRTYSAVAAPTT from the coding sequence ATGCAGTACCGGTACGCCACCGAGGCCGACGCGCCCGCCCTGGCCGAGCTCTTCGCCGCCAACCACCACGACGCCCTGACGGAGCGGCAGCGGGCGGAGCAGGGGTTCGTGCAGGGCCGCCTCGACGCCGGGGTCCTGCGCGCGATGGCCGGGGCGCGGGAGCTGCTGGTCGCGGACGACGGCGGTCGGATCGCCGGGCTCCTCGCCCTGTCCGTGCCCACGGCCGCCGCCGACCCGTCGCCGCCGGTCGCGGGCCTGCTCCAGGCGCAGGACGCCCTGGAGTGGGAGGGGCGCCCGCTGGGCGAGGTGCGGTGGATGCTCTACGGGCCGGTCGTGGTCGATGCCGCGTACCGGGGCCGCGGCGTGGCCCGGGCGCTGTTCACCATGGCCGTCGCGGCCGCGTCGGAGCGCGCCGACGCGGTGGTGGCCTTCATCGAAGCCGGGAACGTGCCGTCGTGGAGGGTGCACGTCGACGGCTTCGGCATGATCCCGCTCGGCGACTACGTCGTGGGCGGGCGCACGTACAGCGCGGTCGCCGCGCCGACCACCTAG
- a CDS encoding carbohydrate-binding protein, with the protein MLKRHARAACTALAAAGLLLAGTSGATADSAPPAPAPASAATTLRTADAPPELLAAMQRDLGLTRTQAKARLAHEAEAGATAARLRARLGAAFAGAWVDGADASTLTVATTQAADTAAIRATGARAQLVTRALADLDGARAALDRAAGPTTPVRYVDPRSNTLVVEETEAGAAAALLAATGTDAALVTVVRTAEAPRPLHDLRGGDAYYMNGSGRCSVGFPVTKGTTHGFATAGHCGRAGTTTTGFNRVAQGTFQASVFPGNDMAWVAANAQWTATPYVKGSGGANVQVTGSVLQPVGASVCRSGSTTGWHCGTIQQHNTSVTYPEGTISGVTRTTVCAEPGDSGGSYISGSQAQGVTSGGSGNCSSGGTTFFQPLNPILSAYGLTLKVSGSDPGPGPGPGEPEPGGTWKAGTVYAAGATVTHGGATYRCVQGHQAQTGWEPPNVPALWQRV; encoded by the coding sequence ATGCTCAAGCGACACGCCCGCGCGGCGTGTACCGCCCTGGCCGCCGCCGGGCTGCTGCTGGCCGGGACGAGCGGCGCCACCGCCGACTCCGCCCCGCCCGCCCCGGCCCCCGCCTCGGCGGCGACCACCCTGCGCACCGCCGACGCCCCGCCCGAGCTGCTCGCCGCCATGCAGCGCGACCTCGGCCTGACCCGCACGCAGGCCAAGGCGCGACTCGCCCACGAGGCCGAGGCCGGGGCCACCGCCGCCCGGCTCCGGGCCCGGCTCGGCGCCGCCTTCGCCGGGGCCTGGGTGGACGGGGCCGACGCCTCGACCCTCACCGTGGCCACCACCCAGGCCGCCGACACCGCCGCGATACGGGCCACCGGGGCCCGGGCGCAGCTGGTCACCCGCGCCCTGGCCGACCTCGACGGCGCCAGGGCCGCACTGGACCGGGCCGCCGGGCCGACGACCCCGGTCCGCTACGTCGACCCGCGCTCCAACACCCTGGTCGTCGAGGAGACCGAGGCGGGGGCGGCGGCGGCGCTGCTGGCCGCGACCGGCACCGACGCGGCCCTGGTCACGGTGGTCCGCACGGCCGAGGCCCCGCGTCCCCTCCACGACCTGCGGGGCGGGGACGCGTACTACATGAACGGCAGCGGCCGCTGCTCCGTGGGCTTCCCGGTCACCAAGGGGACCACGCACGGCTTCGCCACCGCCGGGCACTGCGGGCGCGCCGGAACCACCACCACCGGCTTCAACCGCGTGGCCCAGGGCACCTTCCAGGCCTCGGTCTTCCCCGGCAACGACATGGCCTGGGTGGCCGCGAACGCCCAGTGGACCGCGACCCCGTACGTGAAGGGCAGCGGGGGTGCGAACGTGCAGGTCACGGGCTCGGTCCTGCAGCCGGTCGGGGCCTCGGTGTGCCGTTCCGGCTCGACCACCGGCTGGCACTGCGGCACGATCCAGCAGCACAACACCAGCGTCACCTACCCCGAGGGCACCATCTCCGGCGTGACCCGTACGACGGTCTGCGCCGAGCCCGGCGACTCGGGGGGCTCCTACATCTCCGGGAGCCAGGCCCAGGGCGTGACCTCGGGCGGTTCCGGCAACTGCTCCAGCGGCGGGACCACCTTCTTCCAGCCGCTGAACCCGATCCTGTCGGCGTACGGACTGACCCTCAAGGTCAGCGGCAGCGACCCGGGCCCCGGTCCCGGCCCCGGCGAGCCCGAGCCGGGCGGCACCTGGAAGGCCGGCACCGTCTACGCGGCCGGCGCGACCGTCACCCACGGCGGCGCGACCTACCGCTGCGTCCAGGGGCACCAGGCCCAGACGGGCTGGGAGCCGCCGAACGTCCCGGCGCTCTGGCAGCGGGTCTGA
- a CDS encoding YdcF family protein → MVAFALAALLFLAFCISVRQDRRRFSNAVLLGLTFLSAFSALFLQVGKLPTWAAVTVVVLAFASPAFGILALGVFLVRNGVTMVRKEGLRPANLLSMLAGLAIFALIALLILVGVVGSPVLGGIAGTLTVVAGYVSFVFFCFLGYAFLYGRIKVRGDVDHVVMLGSGLSGGDRVPPLLASRLRKGQQIYEGQLARGGRPPLLLVSGGKGSDEKVAEARAMADWLIAEGVPVEHIVLEDRSTTTEENMRFSREIMEAHDPAYRCVVVTNNFHAFRAAMLARKTGVNGQVLGSPTAKYYWPSATIREFVAVFWEHRTVNFAICGLLTVFGALGTLAAVLV, encoded by the coding sequence ATGGTCGCCTTCGCCCTCGCCGCCCTGCTGTTCCTCGCGTTCTGCATAAGCGTCAGACAGGACCGGCGCCGCTTCAGCAACGCCGTGCTCCTGGGGCTGACCTTCCTCAGCGCGTTCTCCGCCCTGTTCCTCCAAGTGGGCAAGCTGCCCACCTGGGCGGCCGTCACGGTCGTCGTCCTCGCCTTCGCCTCACCCGCGTTCGGCATCCTGGCACTGGGCGTCTTCCTCGTCCGCAACGGCGTGACCATGGTCCGCAAGGAGGGGCTGCGGCCGGCCAACCTGCTGTCGATGCTCGCGGGCCTCGCGATCTTCGCGCTGATCGCGCTGCTGATCCTCGTCGGCGTGGTCGGCTCCCCCGTACTGGGCGGCATCGCCGGAACCCTCACCGTGGTCGCCGGCTACGTCTCCTTCGTCTTCTTCTGCTTCCTCGGCTACGCCTTCCTCTACGGGCGGATCAAGGTGCGCGGCGACGTCGACCACGTGGTCATGCTGGGCTCGGGCCTGAGCGGCGGGGACCGCGTGCCGCCGCTGCTGGCCTCGCGCCTGCGCAAGGGGCAGCAGATCTACGAGGGCCAGCTGGCCCGGGGCGGCCGGCCGCCGCTGCTGCTGGTGTCGGGCGGCAAGGGTTCGGACGAGAAGGTCGCGGAGGCCCGGGCGATGGCGGACTGGCTGATCGCGGAGGGCGTGCCGGTGGAGCACATCGTGCTGGAGGACCGCTCCACGACGACCGAGGAGAACATGCGCTTCAGCCGGGAGATCATGGAGGCGCACGATCCGGCCTACCGGTGCGTGGTGGTCACCAACAACTTCCACGCCTTCCGGGCCGCGATGCTGGCACGCAAGACCGGCGTCAACGGGCAGGTGCTGGGCTCTCCCACGGCGAAGTACTACTGGCCGAGCGCCACCATCCGGGAGTTCGTCGCGGTCTTCTGGGAACACCGGACGGTGAACTTCGCGATCTGCGGCCTGCTGACCGTCTTCGGCGCGCTCGGCACGCTGGCCGCGGTCCTCGTCTGA
- a CDS encoding MepB family protein, protein MDEPSSTSPWQDHEPPYGEPVPRKPLHGDLLAAKALVYDPCGFACSRPVPEAESAEYGAHSFTLDGLFVRFRVARTTPAKAGQFVTVWKRSPGGPIRPFDVQDPVDLVVVSSRDADGFGQFVFPRDVLRRRGVFSVDGAGGKRAFRVYPPWVAVESRQARGTQAWQADHFLPLSEDGGVDTARCRALYHP, encoded by the coding sequence ATGGATGAGCCGTCCTCGACCTCGCCCTGGCAGGACCACGAGCCGCCGTACGGGGAGCCGGTGCCCCGCAAGCCGCTGCACGGAGACCTCCTCGCGGCGAAGGCGCTGGTCTACGACCCGTGCGGGTTCGCGTGTTCGCGGCCGGTCCCGGAGGCGGAGAGCGCCGAGTACGGAGCGCACTCCTTCACGCTCGACGGCCTCTTCGTCCGGTTCCGTGTCGCCAGGACGACCCCGGCGAAGGCCGGCCAGTTCGTCACGGTGTGGAAGCGTTCCCCCGGCGGGCCGATCCGGCCCTTCGACGTGCAGGACCCCGTCGACCTCGTCGTCGTCAGCTCCCGGGACGCCGACGGCTTCGGGCAGTTCGTCTTTCCCCGGGACGTGCTCCGCAGGCGGGGCGTCTTCTCCGTGGACGGGGCCGGCGGCAAACGCGCCTTCCGCGTCTACCCGCCGTGGGTCGCGGTGGAGAGCCGCCAGGCCCGCGGGACGCAGGCGTGGCAGGCCGACCACTTCCTGCCGCTCAGCGAGGACGGCGGGGTCGACACCGCCCGCTGCCGCGCGCTCTATCACCCGTAG
- a CDS encoding N-acyl-D-amino-acid deacylase family protein: MDLVIRGARVVDGTGGPSYTADVGVHEGRIAEIGSLPGGRRTLDAHGLALAPGFVDMHAHSDLALLRDPDHSAKAAQGVTLEVLGQDGLSYAPADDRTLAGVRAAIAGWNGPGDDVDFDWRTVSEYLDRLDGAHGGQGCAVNAAYLVPQGTVRALALGWDDRPATAAELARMRQLVADGLAQGAVGMSSGLTYTPGMYASGAELTELCRVVAEYGGYYCPHHRSYGHGALAAYAEMVALTREAGCALHLAHATMNFGENEGRAPELLALLDAALAEGADITLDSYPYTPGCTTLVALLPSWANEGGPEAVLARLRDDAQAGRIRHALEVEGADGCHGVPVDWSTVEISGVADPALGAYVGTRLDGWETARRLLLDDRLAPTVLQHVGHEENVRAIMRHPVHTGGSDGILQGAKPHPRAYGTFPHYLGHYVRELGLLSLEECVAHLAGRPAARLRLPDRGLVRVGHRADLVLFDPGTVAAGSTYEQPRTLPTGIPHVLIDGRFVMRDGRRTDVLAGRSVRRTGHDHR; encoded by the coding sequence GTGGACCTGGTCATCCGGGGGGCCCGCGTCGTCGACGGGACGGGCGGGCCCTCGTACACCGCCGACGTCGGCGTCCACGAGGGACGGATCGCCGAGATCGGCTCGCTCCCGGGCGGCCGCCGCACCCTCGACGCGCACGGCCTCGCCCTGGCCCCCGGCTTCGTCGACATGCACGCCCACAGCGACCTCGCCCTGCTCCGCGACCCGGACCACAGTGCGAAGGCCGCCCAGGGCGTGACCCTCGAAGTCCTCGGCCAGGACGGCCTGTCGTACGCGCCGGCCGACGACCGGACCCTCGCCGGGGTGCGGGCCGCGATCGCCGGCTGGAACGGCCCGGGCGACGACGTCGACTTCGACTGGCGCACGGTCAGCGAGTACCTCGACCGGCTGGACGGCGCCCACGGCGGTCAGGGCTGCGCCGTCAACGCCGCCTACCTCGTCCCCCAGGGCACGGTCCGCGCCCTCGCCCTCGGCTGGGACGACCGCCCGGCGACCGCGGCCGAGCTGGCCCGGATGCGGCAGCTCGTCGCCGACGGCCTGGCCCAGGGCGCCGTCGGGATGTCCTCCGGGCTCACGTACACCCCCGGCATGTACGCCTCCGGCGCCGAACTGACCGAGCTCTGCCGGGTGGTGGCGGAGTACGGCGGCTACTACTGCCCGCACCACCGCTCGTACGGCCACGGCGCGCTCGCCGCCTACGCCGAGATGGTCGCGCTGACCCGGGAGGCCGGCTGCGCCCTGCACCTCGCGCACGCCACCATGAACTTCGGCGAGAACGAGGGCCGGGCCCCCGAGTTGCTCGCCCTCCTCGACGCGGCCCTGGCGGAGGGCGCCGACATCACCCTCGACAGCTACCCGTACACCCCCGGCTGCACCACCCTCGTCGCACTGCTGCCCAGCTGGGCGAACGAGGGCGGCCCGGAGGCGGTCCTGGCCCGGCTGCGCGACGACGCCCAGGCCGGGCGGATCCGCCATGCGCTGGAGGTCGAGGGCGCCGACGGCTGCCACGGGGTCCCGGTCGACTGGTCGACGGTCGAGATCTCGGGCGTCGCCGATCCCGCCCTCGGCGCGTACGTCGGCACGCGCCTGGACGGCTGGGAGACCGCCCGGCGGCTCCTGCTGGACGACCGCCTCGCACCGACCGTCCTCCAGCACGTCGGCCACGAGGAGAACGTCCGGGCGATCATGCGCCACCCCGTCCACACCGGCGGCTCCGACGGCATCCTCCAGGGCGCCAAGCCGCACCCGCGCGCCTACGGCACCTTCCCGCACTACCTCGGCCACTACGTCCGCGAACTCGGCCTGCTCTCCCTGGAGGAGTGCGTGGCGCACCTGGCCGGCCGGCCCGCGGCGCGGCTGCGCCTGCCCGACCGGGGCCTGGTCCGCGTGGGCCACCGCGCCGACCTCGTCCTCTTCGACCCCGGCACGGTCGCGGCCGGGTCCACGTACGAGCAGCCGCGCACGCTGCCGACCGGCATCCCGCACGTCCTGATCGACGGGCGCTTCGTCATGCGCGACGGGCGCCGCACGGACGTGCTGGCCGGGCGCTCGGTGCGCCGAACCGGCCACGATCACCGGTAG
- a CDS encoding RDD family protein, whose translation MSFGDPNNPYGQQPPQGQPGYPQQAPQGVPPQYGYPQQPPQGAVPQYGYPQQQTPPPPYGAYPPPGMPGMPGTGMPPLAHWGLRVGASLLDGLIIAGPMYALGFIDLATSDNPDEPGVPFLIGVLYAIGMSFFQLYKEGKTGQSMGKKIVGISLHREADGRTLGFGMAFVRKLAHALDSFSCYVGWLWPLWDAKKQTFADKVCSTVVIKVNSNG comes from the coding sequence ATGAGCTTCGGCGACCCGAACAACCCCTACGGCCAGCAGCCCCCGCAGGGCCAGCCCGGCTACCCGCAGCAGGCCCCCCAGGGCGTGCCCCCGCAGTACGGCTACCCGCAGCAGCCGCCGCAGGGCGCGGTCCCGCAGTACGGCTACCCGCAGCAGCAGACCCCGCCGCCGCCGTACGGCGCGTACCCGCCGCCCGGGATGCCGGGCATGCCGGGCACGGGCATGCCGCCGCTGGCCCACTGGGGTCTGCGCGTGGGTGCGTCCCTGCTCGACGGCCTGATCATCGCCGGCCCGATGTACGCGCTGGGCTTCATCGACCTCGCCACCAGCGACAACCCGGACGAGCCCGGCGTCCCCTTCCTCATCGGCGTGCTGTACGCGATCGGCATGTCCTTCTTCCAGCTCTACAAGGAGGGCAAGACCGGCCAGTCGATGGGCAAGAAGATCGTCGGCATCAGCCTGCACCGCGAGGCCGACGGCCGCACGCTCGGCTTCGGCATGGCCTTCGTCCGCAAGCTGGCGCACGCCCTCGACAGCTTCTCCTGCTACGTCGGCTGGCTGTGGCCGCTGTGGGACGCCAAGAAGCAGACCTTCGCCGACAAGGTGTGCAGCACCGTCGTCATCAAGGTCAACAGCAACGGCTGA